The stretch of DNA GCTCCCCTGTCCCTCTATTAGTTGATTCAAAGACTTCTTTTAGCTCATAGGCATGTATACAAGCATATTTAACACTTCTACACTTTCCTTTTAACTGCGTCCTTGGTAGCATCCACAATTTTTTATGACATTTTGATTTTCTGTTAGTGGAATTGGCACTCGACTTATCAGAACTTTACTTTGGCAGAGAATCAGGCATGTGGTTATCTCTTGGGGGGTTCCAGGAAAAGGGACCTGATGATTCTCACCAGTACAATACTCATGTCTTAATTGATGATTCTGGAAAAGTTAGGAACTCATATCGAAAAATACATTTGTAAGTTCAACTTTCACATCTGTGATGAGAACTtccttttagaaatatttgcaAACAGCTAGAACTTAAGTCACTTGTGTTTTCTATTGTCAAAGGTGGGATTTACGGTGCATCTTCCGAGTGCTAAGTGTAGATTCTTTTTATCATCTTCGTCAATAAGGAAACATGATTACCACATTTCTCTATTTCAGTTCTATTAGTTGTTTTTTTTAACCAGGGAAACACTGCTCATAGTGATAAACTTAAAAACATGATGACATTTCAGCTAAGTAGTCATAGCACAGAAGTGTATTTACAAATGTTCTGTCAAAATGATAAACATTTGGTATCAAAGTGGCTGATcattcttttccttccttttgtGGCAAAGGTTTGATGTTGATGTACCTGGCAATATGGTGTACAAGGAAAGTCGTTTCACAACTGCAGGTAACTGTATATTTCCAAGAGTATCTGTTTTCTGGCAGAGATTGATCTATTATTTATGATATATGTAAACTTTTCGGTTTTGGTTAAACAACGACTGCTATATGAGTTGAATTTTCCATATTGATATTGTCAGGCAATGTGTCCATGAAACTACGCAAAGCATACATATAGCAGGGTCATACAATGCAAATTTTCTCTTGTAATAAAACTTATGCCTAAGCAACTCTACGTGCTTTCTATAAGTTTCTTCTAGTTATAACAACCCAAGATCATTCAAATACATAGGTTATGCAAGAATTGCATGTAGCAATTTGTTTATAATCATTCTTGCCTAGTTTATTCTGACTTCTCAGTATCTTATATTGAGCTAAATAGTTGTGGTAAAAGTTACATCACGTTGACTTGACTGCAAAAATGACTGCTATTGTAGTACTGTATTGGATAAAGTAATATCTGCTGTTACAATGTCAGATTGCAGTAAATTCCTTATATGTGATTTTTTATGATGTGTTATCTCTCTTATCAGGCAATACAATTGTCGCTGTGGATAGCCCTTTTGGACGGTTGGGTCTTACCGTTTGTTATGATTTGAGATTCCCAGAGCTTTATCAAATTTTGCGCTTTAAGCATCAAGCACAGGTGGTTATGCATTCTAATATACTGTACACAAACTATATGATTGGTTATATGGAATTGGAATGCCTGCCTATCTACCCCATTGGCTATTGCATATTTTCTGGTCCTGTCTTAATAAGTTTGTTTTTTATAGGTGTTACTAGTTCCCTCCGCATTCACAAAGGTAACCGGGGAGGCACACTGGGAAATTCTCCTCCGTGCCCGTGCAATTGAGACACAATGTTATGTATGTCAATCAACTCCTATCTTCTCATTTACTTGTGTACTTGTTCGGTTATTTTGTATTTTTGTGTTATTTGCAACATGGAATAGATAATATAAAGTTAATGATGAACAAATAACAGAATTTCTTCTTTTTGTTATTTTACATAATGGAGAATGTGTTCAAACCATATTGCTAGGTTATCTATTTGAAAATCCACTATGTGATATTTGTGATTGCCAATTCAACACGAATGAGCTATGCTTGTTTCAAATCCTCCGTTTATGTGATGTACTGAGATATGTAAATCAGTTTGGCCTCGCATGATCTAAGCAAGTTAAATTAAGAATTCCCAAACAATTCATAGGTTATTGCTGCGGCTCAAGCTGGAAAGCATAATGAGAAAAGAGAGAGCTATGGCGATTCTATAATTATTGACCCATGGGGAACAGTGATAGCTCGACTTCCAGGTATACctttttcatctccatttgttAAGTCAGGTTTAGATTTATCTGGTTACTTCAATACCTCGTTTCATAACTACCATAAATAATTTATTTCCTCGGAATTAATCATCAACATCCGCTACATTGAAATGATTGCCATGGAAAATACAATTGGCCTGGTATTGCATACTGTATGTTTGTGCTGGTGTTCTTTTTATCCCAACACTATGTGGAAACAACTGTTATACACATCCATTGGACACACTGGTTGATAAAAATTTTTGTGACTACAGATCGGCTCTCCACCGGATTTGCAGTTGCAGATCTTGATTTGTCAAAAGTTGAGGCTGTGAGAACTCGAATGCCAATCTCAGAGGTACTATGCTTTCCGGGGACCAACCGTCACTTTTTCTGTGAAGGAAATTATGTTCAAAGTTCAAACAGAACCAGAAGTTTTGTTCGTCTATAACAGCTTACTCTTATCCTATGTTTTGCAGCACCGAAAGTTCGACAGCGATTGGAAATCCTCAACTCAACAATAGCTCAGAACTGGTCCTGTGTTTCCTCTGTTTATACATTTACATTTGGCATATTCGTTTATATGCACAATTGCCACAGTTTGAATAGTTTGTTTGGGGACCCTCCAGTAGGACAAAGATGTAACACAAAATAAGCTGCAATGACGATGGCGGCACTGGGTAGAAATTGATGTATGACAGCTTAAGTCACTTGCTACTAGCTGGAAATTTGTAGTTTGTCCTACCAAGTTTTCAGTGGCTACAGTATTGGAATGTGCATTCAGACGTCACAATGAGCATGTGAATGATCTGGTGTTGTATCGTGAGCTAGAAATTGATTAAACTGAGATGCTTGAATCATTATATGCAAAGCACCAAAAGAAATTAATCTCTACATTCACATGTCATGATataaagtttttttttctttttttgtgaGTTGAACCAGTTCAACTTCCACATGCAAGTAAAACTACCCATTACTATGACATGAGCTTGGCTAGTCTCACTACAACAAACAAAACAAGCAAAACCCAAGTTGACTACAAATCATTTAGAAATGAAGCAAATCTTTGTTGTCAAACTAAATTGGATTACATCAGAGTTCAACGTTTAACAACGTAGGTAATCATGAAGAACTAAACATAATGTCATCACACTCACACTGATGTATTACCAACTGTTTCCCTATTGAAACCATATTAATCAACCACCAACTGTACAAAGATATTACACGCTTGTGTCCAGGAGGCCGACATTATTCCGCACATAGTTAGTGTGATATTGAAACAGAGAGTAAACCATTCTATTTCCTATTGAATACAAAATCTCAATTTTCAAACTTCTCTAATCTTTTCCTCATGAAAGAATAATTCC from Panicum hallii strain FIL2 chromosome 3, PHallii_v3.1, whole genome shotgun sequence encodes:
- the LOC112885777 gene encoding nitrilase-like protein 2; the encoded protein is MARASLAASLPIAAAARFRFRPSFRGMASASAAVGAPARVGVVQMTSVGDVDANYATCSRLTKEAAASGVKFLCFPEVFSFIGSKDGESVKLAEPLDGPIMQRYCSLAKESGMWLSLGGFQEKGPDDSHQYNTHVLIDDSGKVRNSYRKIHLFDVDVPGNMVYKESRFTTAGNTIVAVDSPFGRLGLTVCYDLRFPELYQILRFKHQAQVLLVPSAFTKVTGEAHWEILLRARAIETQCYVIAAAQAGKHNEKRESYGDSIIIDPWGTVIARLPDRLSTGFAVADLDLSKVEAVRTRMPISEHRKFDSDWKSSTQQ